TCCAGTAAGGGCTGCAATTCAGCAGCCATCGACTTCAGCAATTGCACTGCAAGGGCGCTGGTGAAGTCATACCGCTTGGCATAAGGCTCATGCACGACGGCAGTCAAGGTGCCAAAAAACCGATCGCCGATAGCAAAGACAAAAGTCGCCGTACGATTAACCTTGCGCGACTCGATCAGACGCCGCCCCTTCGCATAGATATTGAGCCGCTGATCGCCAGTCCCCGTCTTGCCATAGACCTCAAGCGTCGTCCCATTCGGAAACGTCATCCCACCAGCAAGGCGCTTAGCCGTTCCCCCAGCGACGACATCGCGCATCATGGCTTGCGCGACCCGCGCAATCTCAGGCGAAATCGCCTCGTTCGGCTGCGGCGTCGCGCGCACGAAGCGCGTCTCGTACGGCGTGCCCTTCGCAAACTCAAGCTCACTCAAGCTCTGCGTCGGCGCCTGATTCCCCTTGTTCGCAATCACGCCGATCAACTGGGCCAGCGCTGCGGGCCGGTCCCCCGATGCACCGATCGCCGCCGCATACGAAGGCGTCAGATGCGCAAACGGATAGCCAAGCGCCTGCCACGATTTGCCGATCGCATCGTACGCATGCTGCTCGACCATGCGGCGAATGCGACGATCCTGCGTCGCGTGATAGCGCGTCTTGAAGAGCCACTTGTATGCATCGGCGCGCACCTCGCGGCTAGCCTCCATCACGTCGTTCGCACTTGCCTCGGGACGCTCGCGTAGATAATTGACGAGCCACAGTTCCAGCGGATGCACGCTAGAAATGTATGCGCGGTCGTTCAGGTTGAATTTATCGATCGCATACTTCGCATAGAGCTCCGCGAGCGCGTCGTCAGGCGGATTCGCTTTCGGCGTGTTCTTCAGTGCGGCGCGCATCTGGCTGTTGAACCACGCCTGCGGTGCATCGGGCCGCACGCTGCGCAGGACGGTCGCAACTTTCGGAGGCGACTTGCGTACGCCGCGCAGAAGAACGGCAAGCATCTCGTCCTGAGTCTTGCCGTGATACTTCGTGTAGAAGCGATTCATGTACACGCGGCTTTCCTGATCGGCGAAGCGCGTCAGGTACATCTTGCGCGTATCAGGATCGCTGAGCCATTGCGATGACGGGCCAGACGTCTTGATCGTTTCATAGTGGACGATGTCGCGCATGATCCGCACGAACACCAGATTCACCGAATGCTGGAAAGCCTGATGCACCGTGAGGATGCGCGAGTTCTCGTCGGCTTCGAAGTTCGTGAAGGTCTGTGCGCCGCCTCCCGTGAAAAAGGTTTCGCCCGCATTTGCCGAATACTTGCGCTCCACCGACGCATCGAGCATCGCCGGAAGCGAGCGGTCGTTGGTGTGCATGAAATAGTCGACCGCCCAGCGCGTCAAGGCGTCTTCGCGCTCGGGCTTCACGGCGCGCAGTTCATCGACGCTCATCTGGCCATAGCGCGCATGCAGTTCCGACATGATCTGCAGATACGTGATGATCGTGCGCAACTTCGCCGTCGAACCGAGATTCAAGCGCGCGCCGGAATTGATATCGAACGGGCGGTTGACGCTATCCGTCTGCACGCGCAACAGGTTCACGCCGTCGCGCTTTTCGAACAGCGTGAAGCTGAACGCGATCTTCGACGGGTCGTCCTTCGGCTGCAGCATGTTGAAGCCATAAAGCCCCGCTGCTTGCGCGCCGTCCTTGGTCGTGGCGGCGGCGAGACGATCACTGATGGCCTGCTGAACCTGGTTGTTCATCGTCGACGTCACGCGAACGTCGAGCCGGTCGAGGTCGTACAGATTCGACACGCCGAGCGACGACAGCAGATGCGTGCGCAACGACGTCACCGCTTTGCGCTCGATGAACGAGCCTTCGGGCGTCGCGACCTTCGCGCGTGTCAGCACGAGTTGTTGCGCGAGCGCGGCGTCGCGCAGTTGCGGCGTGATCACGCCATTCGTCGCGAAGATCCGCAGATAGCTTTCCGTCAGAGCATTGAGTTCATCGTTCTTGCGCAGCAGAAAATGCGACGGTCCGCGCTGCGCGATCATCAGCGACAGCACCTGACGGAATGCAAGCCCCTGCTCAGGAAGATTCTCGGGCGTCGGCGGCGCTTTCAGCACGCGGTTCACTTCTGCGAAGTCGCGGCCGTACCAGGCGGCAAGTCCATCGCCGATGCCGTTCACTTCGCCGATGCCTGGCTGGGCGGCGAGCGGCACCGAATTCAGGTAGCGCACCACTATCTGCTCGCGTGCGGGCATCGTGCGCGGACCGTCGAGATAGGCGCGCACGGACGCCGACGCGATCTGCCGGAGCTTTTCCTTTGGCGTCGCAGTGCGGCCGCCGGGCGAATGGCGGAATTTCTCGATCTGCGTGGCGAGCGTGCTGCCGCCTGGCTGCGGCTGGGTATGGTTGAAAACCCGCAGCCCCTGATCCATCAGCGCACGGCTGAAGCGCCCCCAGTCGATCGCAGGATTACGGTTCGGCTGGTCGCTATCGAGCAGATGGCGGTCTTCGATGAACAGTAGCGCCGACACGACGAGGGGCGGCACCGCCTCGAAATCGTCATACACGCGCGCGGGATATTGCGCGCCGAACAGGCGCGTGCCCGTCGCGTCATAGAGCGTCAGGCCAGCCTGATCCTTTTCATCGTAAGGAATGAAAAGGCCGTCGTCGGCGAGTGACGCCATGCGTTCCGAATCGCGCGCCTGCGAGGCCACGGCAAAGCCGCGCTCTTTCAGACGGCGCTCGAAAGCGGGTAGCAGCGCGTAGCCGAGGCGGATGTCGTAAGGTCCGTCGGTAGGAAAACGGATGTTGTCGCTGGGCCCTTCCGATACGGTGAAGCCGACGTCGCGCGTGAGTTCGGACAGGTAGCGCGCCTGCAATCGCGACGTGTCCATCTCGATCTGGAGAAAGCGCACGCCGAAGGCAACAGCGACGAGAAACGCGGCGAAAAAGAGCCACTTGAACCACTTCCAGACAGAAGTGGTGCCGATTGCGCGTAACGGAAACCGTAGTGGCCGATTCATGGCGGCGTCTCCTTGCAGATGCCTAACCACATTCACGTCGACTGCTGTCAGTCTAACGCGGAACGCGCGTTTGCGAGGGCCGCAAACGCCGGGACTTGAACGGGTGAGTACGCCACGCAACACAGTTGACACGGACATGCGACGAGCGCGGGCATTTTTTGCCGGCGTGCATTGCGCCATCGGGCGCGGCGGGGTAAAGGAGACCGTGTTCGATGCCGATGCAACGTCGCCACGTGCGAAATTACCCTGAAATACCGGATACGGCATCCACGCGAAATTGCGTAACATAGCCGCGCCCCCGAACCACTACGCGCCTTTGTGCAAATCCGCATGCATAGCTACTACGAAGCGACCGTCGAGCGTCCCGTGCGCCCTGCGCTGCACGGACAACTGAGCGCGAATGTCTGCGTCGTCGGCGGCGGGCTGGCGGGCCTGTCGACGGCGCTGGGATTGGCCGAGCGCGGCGTACGCGAGGTCGTCGTGGTCGAAGCGAAGCAGGTCGGCTACGGCGCGTCGGGCCGCAATGGCGGCTTCGTGTTCGGCGGCTACAGCCTCGATTGCGCGGACCTGTTGCGAATTCTCGGGCCTGCGCGGGCGCGCGAACTCTACGCGTTGACCATCGACGCCGTCGATCTGATGCGTGCGCGGATCCAGCGTTACGCTATCTCCTGCGACGCGACCGATGCGGGCGTGATCCTCGCGAACTGGTTCGACGATCCGTCGCGGCTCGACAGCCAGCGCCGCCTGATGAAGGAAGCGTTCGACGTCGAATGGGAACCGCTCGGCGCCGCCGAGCTGAGCGCGCGCCTGAAGACGACGCGTTATCACGGTGGACTGTTCGAGCGCAACGCCTTTCACTTTCATCCATTGAAGTATGTGCTGGGTGTCGCGCGCGCCGCCGAAGCAGCCGGCGTGCGGATCGTCGAGCAGTCGCCCGTCACGTCGCTACGCCGGCACGGCGCGGGGTTTGCCGTCGAGACGGCGCACGGCACCATCGACGCCCGGCACGTCGTGATGGCGGGCGGCGGCTATGCGCGCAATGTGTACCGGCGCGTCGAGCGCGCGGTGCTGCCTGTCGCCACCTACGTGATGGCGACAGAGCCGCTCGGCGCGGGGCTGGCCGATGCGATCGCCTGTCCTTCCGCCGTCTACGACACGCGCTTCGCCTTCGACTACTATCGGCCGCTGCCCGACACACGCATCCTGTGGGGCGGACGCATTTCGATTCGGGAACGCGAGCCCGAAGTCATCGCGCGGCTGTTGCGCCGCGATTTGCTGAAAGTGTATCCGCAGTTGCGCCACGTGCGCATCGAGCATGCGTGGGGCGGTCTGATGAGTTACGCGCGGCACAAGATGCCGCAGATCGGCCGCAGCGGTGACGGCGTCTGGTACGCGGTCGGCTTCGGCGGACATGGAATGGCGCCGACCACGGTGTCGGGCGAACTGCTGGCGGCCGCCATCGCGGGCGAACGCCCGGTGCCCGAAGCGTTCGCCTCGTTCGGTCTCACGCACACATTCGGCGCGCTGGGGCTCGCCGCCGCGCAACTGAGCTACACGGCGATGCAGACGCGCGATGCACTCGCCGACCGGCCACGGCGCCCGCGCTGAACAGCCCGCATAGCGTGCCCGCAAGGGCCGCGCAGCGCGGCTCGACGTGCCGCCAGGCCGCGCTGGCCGGCGAATTCGGCATGCTAGAATGAAACGTCATCGCCGCCGGAATACACAATGAAAAAGGCAAGCCGAGCAACCGTGCCCGAGCATATCGAGACCCTGCCCGAGACCTCCCATCCGCGGCGCAAATACGATCCCGAAGAGACGAAGCGCAACATCCTCGAGGTAGCTACGCAGGAGTTTTCGTCGATGGGACTGACGGGCGCGCGTGTCGACGCAATCGCCGAGCGCACCAACACGACGAAGCGCATGCTGTACTACTATTTCGGCAGCAAGGAAGGCTTGTACGAGGCGGTGCTCGAGAAGGTGTATGGCGACATTCGCGCGCTCGAACAGGATCTGAAGATCAGCGACATGAGCCCGATGGATGGGCTACGCAGTCTGGTGGAGTTCACGTTCGACTATCACGATAAACATCGCGACTTCGTGCGTCTCGTGACGATCGAGAACATTCACGGCGCGAAGTACATCGAGCAGGTGAAGACCTTCAAGAATCGCAATGCGACGGTGATTCACACCATCGAAGATCTGTTGACGCGAGGAGTCGCGTCAGGGGATTTTCGCGAGGATATCGATGCCATTGATCTCCATCTGCTCATTAGCTCGTTGTGCTTTCATCGGATTGCGAATCGGCATACGTTCGGTACCGCTTTTGGGCGTGATCCGTCTCACGCGAGGCTAAGAGCGCGGCATCGCGCTATGATCGTTGATGCTATTTTGAGGTTTGTTAAGAAGTAGTTTTTTGTCTGCGACGCTAGTCGCCGTTTGGTCATTTGTCGTCTGCGACACTAGTCGTTCTCTTTTTTGGGTTTTCGCTGGCATCCGCGTTTTGCTTCTGGTTCGCTGGTGTTGCCCCTGTGCGGGGCGGCACTCACTTTCTTTGCGGCGGCAAAGAAAGTAAGCAAAGAAAGCACCGTGAATGCCAGCAAAACTGAACCAGCAAAAAGACAAAGAATGGCGACTGCGTCGCAGACAAAAAAACACCTGCGCTATTGCGCCAACACCCGTAACCTTGGCGCCGACGCCGATCCCATCAACGCCTCCAGCGACATCGGCCGCGCCAGGTGATACCCCTGCCCGTGCGCAGCACCGATCGTCCGCAATAAATCCAACGTCGCCTGATCCTCGATCCCTTCCGCAACAACCGTCAACTCCAGCGACTCCGCCATCCGCACGATGGCCCGCACGATCGCCCGGCTCCGCGCACTCTGCGTCAGCTCCAACACGAATGACTTGTCAATCTTTAAGCCACTGAACCGATACTGATGCACATAGCTCAACGACGAAAAACCCGTGCCGAAATCGTCGAGCACGACACTCATCCCGTTATCGGCAAGACTTTGCATCGTATTGCGCGCAAGATCCGGCTCGGCAACGAGCGCACCCTCCGTCAGTTCGAGTGAAACGCGCGAAGGATGCACGCCATAGCGCTTCAACAGTTCGAGCAACTCTTCCGCGAACTCTGGACGCGTCATGCTGTAACTCGACAGATTCACCTGCACGGGCGGCCAGTCGATATGCTCCCGCTGCGCAAGAATCTCGGCCACGCGCGTCAGCATGTACATGTCGAGCCGACCAATCAGCTTTAATCCCTCCACGGCAGGCAGAAAACGCCCCGGCGCCCACACCTCGCCGTTCGGCTGCTGCCAGCGAATCAGCGCTTCCAGCGCAACCAGCTCGCCACTGGCGATATCGACAATAGGCTGAAAATACGGCACCAGCTCGCCGTCGCGCTTCAGCGCGTTGCGCAGCGCGCCCTCCGTTTCGATCTGGTCCGACAGCTCGCGACGCATCTGCTGATTGAACACCGCGAAACTGTCGCGCCCGCGATTCTTCACGCGATACATCGCAGCATCGGCATCGCGCAGCAAATCGGCCGGCTCCCGGTGATGCGCACTATCCGCGCTCACCACACCAACGCTACATGAGGTGAACACCGTCTGCTCGCCGATATTGAACGGCGTGTCGAACGCCGCAAGAATGCGCTCCGCCAGCGTTAGCACCGTCTGCAAGCTCGCACCCGGCACGACGACGGCGAACTCGTCGCCGCCGAGCCGCGCAAGCAGATCGTCTCGCCGCAAACAGTCGCGCAAGCGCCCCGCCACTTCCACGAGCAACGCATCGCCGAACAAATGGCCGAGACTGTCGTTGACGACCTTGAAGCGATCCAGGTCGATGAACAGCACCGAAAGAGGCTCGCCGCGGCTGCTGTAGCCAAGCCACGCCGCCGCCAGCCGTTCGTACAGATGCGAACGGTTCGGCAAGCCCGTCAACGCATCGTGATAGTTCTCGTGCAAGAGCCGCGCATTGGCGGCGTCCAGTTCCTGCGTGCGCGCCAGCACTCGCGCTTCAAGTTCGAGATTCGCCGCCTGCTGCGCTTCCGCGACACGCCGCCGCGACAACGCGGTATCGATATGGCGCGACACGAATGTCAGCAGTTCCTGATCGCGCCTGTCGTAATTCACGCTCGACGAATAACTCTGCACGACCAGCACGCCGCGCACCACGATGCCGTCGAAGAGCGGCACGCCGAGCCACGAGCGCAAACGGATGTTCTCGCTGTCCAGCTTGATCTCGCCCGCTTCGACAAGGCGCACGGCATCGCTCGTGTCAAACAGACACGGCACGCGCTGACGGATCACGTACTCCGTAAGTCCGCGCTCGCGGCGCCGCGACGTCGGCACTTCCTGCTGCGTTTCGTCGATGTAATACGGAAACGACACCTCCGCCGTCGCGGGATCGAACAGCGCAACGTAGAAGTTCTTCGCGTACAGCAGCCCGCCGACGATCTCGTGCAGACTGCGAAAGAACTTGCCGATCTCGACGGACTGACTCGACAGCTCCGCGATTTCGAACAGCGCCGCCTGTAAATGCTGCGCGCGCTCGCGCTCGGCTATCTCCGCGCGCAGCGTGTCGTTCAGACGCGAAAGCTCAGCCGTTCGGCGCGCGACCTCGGCTTCGAGCCCGACGCGATGCAGAATGCGGTCGAGCGCCATCGCCACGTGCCGCGCAACAACCAGAAAGAGCGCACGGTCCTCGGCGCTATAGATGCGCGTCGCGTCGTACACCTGCATCGTCACCATGCCGAACACTTCGTCCGACGCATTCTTCAGCGGCGCGCCCATCCAGAACTTCGGCCGATGCCCGACACAATGAAAGCGCCCCCTCGCACTTGCCTCGATGATGCCCTTCTCGTCGATCAGCAGCGGCTGCCCCGTCGTCAGCACGTAACCCGTCAGCGAGAGCCGCTCCCGGTCGACCATGTCCATGTGGTTCGTATCGACGGCTTCGGTATCGATCAGGTCAATGTAGTACGGATAGGTGACGGCGCCCGTTTCACGGTCGTAAAGTGCGAGATAGAAATTCTCAGCGTCGATCAGCGTACCGAGACGCTCGTGAATCGCCTGCAGAAATTCGCCGCGCTCGCTGATCGAGCTGGCGAGATACGCGATGTCGTACAGCACGCGCTGCACGTTTTGCGCGCGCATCAGTGCATCGGCCTGCATTTGTTCGCCGATCACGCGCGCGAACGCGGCAAATGCGGAGTCGCCCGCGCACGACGCGGGCGCAAGCAGCCAGCCGAGCGCGAGATCCCTGCGGCCAGTCGGCCACGCGAACCAGCCGTACTCGACGCAGGCGTCGTGCAGCATCGCGGGCACGATGGAGCGCGGCCAGTCGAACCGCGCCGCGCCTTCGCGTACGAGTTCCAGATGCTGGCCCGCCCGGTACCACGCCCAAGGCGCGCCGGCTGCCTCGGCCGCGTGCGCCGCCTGGTCGATCAACTGCGCTTGCGTACCGTCTGCCGACAGATCGGCATTCCACATAAATCAGCCCCCGAGCCGTCTCATGGTTGTTTTCGTCCTCGACCTGTTATATCGACGTAAGCGACGGCAAACTTGATGTATCTGGCGCGCAAAAAAATACTTCGGCAAGGCCGAAAACGTTTGCCTGAAGGGTTTTTCCAACCCGGTTTTGCCCCGATTGCTGCGGAACGGCACTTGCTGTTCAGCTCACGTCTGCGCCGCCCACGCGATGGCCTGCTTCGCTTTGCTTGCGCGGCGCATCAGTTAGAGGAGCCAACATGCAAGCTCATACGAGGGGTGCCGTGCGTGCCGACGTTTTCCGGCTCGGCCCACGCGACTGGGTGCCGAACAACGCGCGTCTTCCCGTGATCCTGTATCGCGACGTGCTGGATGCGCACGGCACTGGCAACGGCGGCAAACTTGCCGAGACATTTGAAGCGATGTTCACTCGCAACGGCTGGCCGCCGAAGTGGCGTAATGGAATCTTCGACTATCACCACTTCCACTCGTCGGCGCATGAGGTGCTCGGCATCGCCGCGGGCGCGGCGGATGTGATCGTCGGCGGGCCAGGCGGCCGCGTCGTGCATCTGGAAGCGGGCGATGTGCTCCTGTTGCCGGCGGGCACGGGGCACTGCCTCGAATCGTCGAGCGGACCGCTCGAGGTGGTCGGCGCGTATCCGCCGGGCCAGCAGTGGGATATCCGGCGCGACGCGCTGACGGAAGCAGAACGCGCCGCGATGGAAGCCTTGCCGTTTCCGCAGAGCGACCCGGTGCGCGGCGCGCAGGGTCCTTTGCTGGAGAACTGGCTGAAAACCGCGTGATTTTCAGCAGTGCGCTATCGGTGGGTGTGTGGCGGGCGCTGCTTCTTCATGGTGCAGCGTCACTGCTGCAGACCCCAGCGGCGCACCGTCATACGTTCCAGCGTGTCGAACACCAGATGCTCGACGAGCAGGCCAATCGCGATCACCGCGGCGAGCCCCCCAAATACGCGGTCGGTGTAAAGCTCGTTGCGGTTCTGGAAGATGTACCAGCCCAGTCCGCCGTTTCCGCTACTCGCACCGAACACCAGTTCGGCTGCGATCAGCGTGCGCCATGCGAATGCCCAGCCCACGCGCAGGCCCGCAAGAATCGACGGCAGCGCGGCAGGCACAAGGATCAGCACCACATGGTGCAACCCCGTCAGGCCATAGTTGCGCCCCGCCATCCGCAATGTCGCGGGCACCGCACGAAAGCCCGCGTACATGTTGAGCGCAAGCGGCCACAATACGGCATGCACGAGCACGAACAGCAGGCTGCCCGTGCCGAGACCGAACCACAGCAGCGCGAGCGGCAGCAGCGCAATCGACGGCAACGGATTGAACATCGCCGTCAGCATCGACAGCAAGTCGCGGCCGATGCGTGTCGATACGGCGAGCGAGGTCAGCAGGAAAGCGAGCGCGACGCCAAGCAGATACCCGCGCAACAGCACGGACATCGATGCGGCCGTCTTCTGCAGCAGTTCGCCCGATGCGATGCCCTGCACGAACGCAGCGAAGGTGGCACCGAACGTAGGCAACAGCAGATCGTTGTCGATTGCGCGCGCGGCGAGTTCCCAGCCTGCGATCAGCACGATCGCGATGATCGTCTTGCTGAGCCACGACTGGTTCGCGAGACGCCGCGCGATGGGCAACGGTGCTTCGACGGCAAGATCGCCGACGGGTTCGAGCGGCCGCTCGTATTCGGCGCGCACGGGCGGCAGCAACGTGGAAGGCGTGCTCATCGGCTGGACTCCATTTCTTCGAACAGCAGGCGGTGAATCTGCGCGATGCGATGCTGGAAGTCGCTACGGCCAAAGCTGTCCTGTGTGTATTGATGGCTGTTGAGTTCGGCGCGCACGCGGCCCGGATGCGGCGACAGCAGCAGAATGCGATTGCCGACGATCAGCGCTTCCTCGATCGAATGTGTGACGAACAGCAGCGTGAAGCGCACTTCTTCCCACAGACGCAGCAACTCTTCCTGCATCTTGCGGCGCGTGAGCGCATCGAGCGCGGCGAACGGTTCGTCCATCAGCAGCACGCGCGGCTGCATCGCGAGCGCGCGCGCAATCGCGACGCGCTGCTTCATGCCACCCGATAGCGTGTGCGGATACGCAGCGGCAAACGATGCAAGACCGACCTTGTCGAGATAGTGTTGCGCACGTTCCTTCGCCTCCGCGCGGCTCAGCTTCTTCGCGACGCGCAAAGGAAACGCGATGTTCTCGAGCACCGTCTTCCACGGCGGCAACTGGTCGAATTCCTGAAACAGGACGATGCGGTCCGCACCCGGCTCGCGTACCGTTTCGCCGTCGAGTGTGATCGTGCCCGAGACGGGCTTGATGAATCCGCCGACGGCTTTCAGCAACGTCGACTTGCCGCAGCCCGAAGGTCCCAGCAGAACGAAACGGTCGCCGCCATACACGTCGAAACTCACGTCCTGCGTCGCGCGCACGACACGCTCGCGCGTGCGGTATTCAAGGCTCACGCGATCGACGGCAAGCAGGCGGCTCGAATGCGCGGCCTCTTGCGCTGTATCCGTCGCGGCATGGTCGCCGAAGAGCACGGAAGGATTCGCGGCCATCAGCGGCCTCCTGCCATGTGAATTGCGTGCGAAATGACTTTCACGATGACACACCCGATAAGCAAAACCACACCATAAATTGAGCGTCCGCCATGACCAACCAATGAATGTGCATATTCAATGCTGTTTGCTGCATAAGCGCCGCAAATCGCACTATGACCTCACATGCGTCTTGTGTAACGGCGGCATCTGCAATATGTATTACACGTGCCGAAAAGCAAAAACCCGCTGAAAGAGCGGGCTTTCTGGCGCTTCGTGTCCACGCGGATCAACTGCCCGATGCCGTCGCGGGATCTTCGAAGAAGTAATCCTTCCACGACTTCGGCTCGTTGCGGATCGCGCCGACGCGATACATGAACTGCGCCAGCCCCAACGTGTTTTGCGGCGCGACCTTGAACTGCACTTGCGGATTGCGAATCACCGACAGCAGCAGATCGCGGTCCGTCTTCGCCTGATTCACTCGAATGTAGATATCGGCTGCGGCGTCCGGATTCGCGGTGATGAACTGCGCCGCATCTGAAAGGCCGTTCACGAATGCGCGATACGTCTTCGGGTTCTCGTTGCGGAACTTCTCAGTCGCGTAGAGCACAGTGGCGGAACTCGGTCCGCCGAGCACGTCGTATGAGTTCAGCACGATATGCGCGTTCGGATTCGCAGCCAGCTCCTGTTCCTGAAACGGCGGATTGCCGAAATGCGCGGTGATTTCCGTGCCACCCGCAATGATGGCGGCAGCTGCGTCGGGATGCGGCACCGCCTGCGTGATCTTGTCGAGACGGTTGTATTCCTTGTCGCCCCAGCGCTTCGCCGACGCGAATTGCAACACACGCGACTGCACCGACACCGACACTGCCGGAAGCGCAATGCGATCCTTGTCGGTGAAGTCCGCGATGGTCTTCACATTCGGATTGTTCGACACGAGGTAGTACGGGAGATTGCCGAGCGACGCGACGCCTTTCACGTTCTGCCTGCCATGCGTGCGGTCCCAGATCGTCAGCAGCGGACCGACACCCGCGCCCGCTACATCAATCGAGCCCGACAGCAGCGCATCGTTCACGGCAGAGCCTCCCGACAGCTTGACCCAATCGACCTTGATATCGAGCCCTTCCTTGCGCCCTTCTTTCTCGATGAACTGCTGATCGCGCGCGACGTTCAGCAGCAAATACACAATGCCGAACTGTTCGGCGACGCGAATATGCCCTTCTGCGTGCGCATCGAGCGACGCGCCGAGTCCTGCTGCACCGAGCGACAACGCGAGCAGCGATGAAACAAAACGGCGAGCGAGCGACGGCCGCACCGCGGCCGGGCGAATTGAAAACAGCATGGGAACTCCGCGAGTCGTGGAACGGAAATGAAGAATGCGTGCAGCCTAGAACGGCGCGTCGCCTTCGATCGTCGTGCGGTACAGCTTGCGGCGCAGATGATCGGGCGTGCCCGCGGCGAGGTGCATCAACGAGCGGTTGTCCCAGAACACGAGATCGTGCTCAGCCCACTGATGACGATAGATGTGCTCGTCGCGCACGCTGTGCACAAACAGCGCGCCAAGCAGATCGCGGCTTTCGTCCTCGGGAAGACCGACAATATGCGTAGTGAAATGCTCGCTGACGAAAAGCGCCTTGCGGCCCGTTTCCGGATGCGTGCGCACGACGGGATGCACGACGGGTTTCACTTCGGCGACCTGCTCAGCCGAGAGATTCGGCCGCCACGGGCTGCGCTTTTGCAGCTCCGCATATTTCGCGAGGTACGTATGCTCCGCCGTGCGTCCTTCGACGGCCTTGCGCAGATGCTCGGGCAATGTGTCCCACGCCAGGTGCATGTTCGCGAACAGCGTGTCACCGCCTTCCGACGGCAACTCTTGCGCGTGAAGCAGCGAGCCGAGACTCGGTTTCTCTTTGTACGACAGATCCGAATGCCAGAAGTGACCGGCATCGCCGAGTCCGATCGGCTGACCGTTCTCGCGAATGTTCGATACGATCAGCACTTCGGGATGGCCGGGCAACTGGAACTGACGCAGCACGTGGATTTGCAGCGGCCCGAAGCGGCGGCTGAACGCGACATGCTGTTCGGGCGTAATCCGCTGCTCGCGAAACACGAGCACGTGATAGTCGAGATGCGCGCGATGAATACGCGCGAAATCGTCGGCGGAAAGCGGCTCATTCAGATCGAGGCCGAGCACTTCGGCACCGACGGGTGCATCAAACGCAACGATGTCGAATGTCTGAAGCGCGCCGGACGATTGCACGCGCGGCGCCGCGTGGCGATGGGGTGAAACGGTGGTGGTCACGCTGAGTGTTCTTGATTGGTTGCGACGGTGGAATCAATCTACGACCAGCGTTTCGGGCCGTCAACGAAGCAAATCCCATACTCATATCTGCCTTAGCGATAAACGTCCCGCTAGCCTGGACGTCGCGCTCCGAGCGCAACATTGCATGCCGCGCATGCAGACGCGCCGTGCGCACGCTATTTGCTTATACGGGTGGCCGCGCTGTCGCCCCGGCGCGGATATCGCTCGCTAGCGCACAGACGTTCGCTGACGCGAGTGACAAGTTCGGGCTAACATCGGATACCGGCGTTTGCCGGCCAGCGGTCTCACGGTCATACGCGCCAGTGTCATGACAAAGGTCTTCATCCACTCGATTACCGTGCTGGCCGCCGTTGGCGCAGGACTCTGCAGCGAGCCCGCGTTCGCGCTCGAGCTCGACGGACAACTGGTGTGCAAGAGCGATGCGCACACGTTCATTCAGCCGTTGCTCGACGATCAATATAT
This Paraburkholderia phymatum STM815 DNA region includes the following protein-coding sequences:
- a CDS encoding ABC transporter substrate-binding protein; this encodes MLFSIRPAAVRPSLARRFVSSLLALSLGAAGLGASLDAHAEGHIRVAEQFGIVYLLLNVARDQQFIEKEGRKEGLDIKVDWVKLSGGSAVNDALLSGSIDVAGAGVGPLLTIWDRTHGRQNVKGVASLGNLPYYLVSNNPNVKTIADFTDKDRIALPAVSVSVQSRVLQFASAKRWGDKEYNRLDKITQAVPHPDAAAAIIAGGTEITAHFGNPPFQEQELAANPNAHIVLNSYDVLGGPSSATVLYATEKFRNENPKTYRAFVNGLSDAAQFITANPDAAADIYIRVNQAKTDRDLLLSVIRNPQVQFKVAPQNTLGLAQFMYRVGAIRNEPKSWKDYFFEDPATASGS
- a CDS encoding ABC transporter permease, which encodes MSTPSTLLPPVRAEYERPLEPVGDLAVEAPLPIARRLANQSWLSKTIIAIVLIAGWELAARAIDNDLLLPTFGATFAAFVQGIASGELLQKTAASMSVLLRGYLLGVALAFLLTSLAVSTRIGRDLLSMLTAMFNPLPSIALLPLALLWFGLGTGSLLFVLVHAVLWPLALNMYAGFRAVPATLRMAGRNYGLTGLHHVVLILVPAALPSILAGLRVGWAFAWRTLIAAELVFGASSGNGGLGWYIFQNRNELYTDRVFGGLAAVIAIGLLVEHLVFDTLERMTVRRWGLQQ
- a CDS encoding ABC transporter ATP-binding protein → MAANPSVLFGDHAATDTAQEAAHSSRLLAVDRVSLEYRTRERVVRATQDVSFDVYGGDRFVLLGPSGCGKSTLLKAVGGFIKPVSGTITLDGETVREPGADRIVLFQEFDQLPPWKTVLENIAFPLRVAKKLSRAEAKERAQHYLDKVGLASFAAAYPHTLSGGMKQRVAIARALAMQPRVLLMDEPFAALDALTRRKMQEELLRLWEEVRFTLLFVTHSIEEALIVGNRILLLSPHPGRVRAELNSHQYTQDSFGRSDFQHRIAQIHRLLFEEMESSR
- a CDS encoding cupin domain-containing protein, whose product is MQAHTRGAVRADVFRLGPRDWVPNNARLPVILYRDVLDAHGTGNGGKLAETFEAMFTRNGWPPKWRNGIFDYHHFHSSAHEVLGIAAGAADVIVGGPGGRVVHLEAGDVLLLPAGTGHCLESSSGPLEVVGAYPPGQQWDIRRDALTEAERAAMEALPFPQSDPVRGAQGPLLENWLKTA
- a CDS encoding sensor domain-containing phosphodiesterase, whose translation is MWNADLSADGTQAQLIDQAAHAAEAAGAPWAWYRAGQHLELVREGAARFDWPRSIVPAMLHDACVEYGWFAWPTGRRDLALGWLLAPASCAGDSAFAAFARVIGEQMQADALMRAQNVQRVLYDIAYLASSISERGEFLQAIHERLGTLIDAENFYLALYDRETGAVTYPYYIDLIDTEAVDTNHMDMVDRERLSLTGYVLTTGQPLLIDEKGIIEASARGRFHCVGHRPKFWMGAPLKNASDEVFGMVTMQVYDATRIYSAEDRALFLVVARHVAMALDRILHRVGLEAEVARRTAELSRLNDTLRAEIAERERAQHLQAALFEIAELSSQSVEIGKFFRSLHEIVGGLLYAKNFYVALFDPATAEVSFPYYIDETQQEVPTSRRRERGLTEYVIRQRVPCLFDTSDAVRLVEAGEIKLDSENIRLRSWLGVPLFDGIVVRGVLVVQSYSSSVNYDRRDQELLTFVSRHIDTALSRRRVAEAQQAANLELEARVLARTQELDAANARLLHENYHDALTGLPNRSHLYERLAAAWLGYSSRGEPLSVLFIDLDRFKVVNDSLGHLFGDALLVEVAGRLRDCLRRDDLLARLGGDEFAVVVPGASLQTVLTLAERILAAFDTPFNIGEQTVFTSCSVGVVSADSAHHREPADLLRDADAAMYRVKNRGRDSFAVFNQQMRRELSDQIETEGALRNALKRDGELVPYFQPIVDIASGELVALEALIRWQQPNGEVWAPGRFLPAVEGLKLIGRLDMYMLTRVAEILAQREHIDWPPVQVNLSSYSMTRPEFAEELLELLKRYGVHPSRVSLELTEGALVAEPDLARNTMQSLADNGMSVVLDDFGTGFSSLSYVHQYRFSGLKIDKSFVLELTQSARSRAIVRAIVRMAESLELTVVAEGIEDQATLDLLRTIGAAHGQGYHLARPMSLEALMGSASAPRLRVLAQ